In the Aneurinibacillus soli genome, one interval contains:
- a CDS encoding DUF2225 domain-containing protein, with protein MDNHDSILYDKKFECAHCDHSFVSKKTRLRKSHPFQRDSDFCEHYENQTYNPILYHVTVCPQCGYSFNDQFRKSVLPQIEEKIEEKITKHWTAKDYTGIRTIPEAIAAYKLTIFTADVRKEPHCVIAGLCLRLAWLYRYFKNESKELRFLNLALAEYEDSYTQGDYARAGMSELKLIYLIGELYRRTGDPGKALRYFSRVVEHPLRSNEPQTVNLAREQWQNMREDMKKAREAAASASESPTA; from the coding sequence ATGGACAATCATGATAGCATATTATATGATAAAAAATTTGAATGTGCCCACTGCGACCATTCTTTTGTCAGTAAAAAAACACGCTTACGAAAATCCCATCCTTTCCAACGTGATAGCGATTTTTGCGAGCATTATGAGAACCAGACGTATAATCCCATTCTCTATCATGTAACCGTCTGTCCGCAGTGCGGCTATTCATTCAATGACCAGTTCCGCAAAAGCGTACTGCCGCAGATTGAAGAAAAAATCGAAGAAAAGATTACCAAACATTGGACAGCAAAAGACTACACAGGCATCCGCACCATCCCGGAAGCCATCGCTGCGTACAAGCTAACCATTTTCACAGCAGATGTCCGAAAAGAACCCCATTGCGTCATTGCAGGCTTATGTCTGCGTCTGGCCTGGTTGTATCGCTATTTCAAAAATGAAAGCAAAGAGCTACGCTTCCTCAACCTCGCACTCGCTGAGTATGAAGACTCATATACACAAGGAGACTATGCTCGTGCTGGCATGTCGGAGCTGAAGCTTATTTATTTAATTGGCGAACTGTACCGCCGTACAGGTGACCCGGGCAAGGCACTTCGTTATTTCTCCCGTGTCGTGGAGCATCCATTACGCAGCAACGAGCCACAGACCGTCAACCTCGCCCGCGAGCAATGGCAAAATATGCGCGAAGATATGAAAAAAGCCCGCGAGGCAGCCGCCAGCGCGAGTGAAAGTCCTACAGCATAA
- the pheS gene encoding phenylalanine--tRNA ligase subunit alpha, which produces MRERLEAVKQEALQELEHITGSTEIQELRVKYLGKKGRLTEILRGMGKLSAEERPLIGQLGNEVRAAIESKLDEKKQAADEAEIAAKLAGESIDVTLPGREVRFGNRHPLTLVTEQIEDIFLGMGFTVAEGPEVEADYYNFETLNLPKDHPARDMQDSFYITEDILLRTHTSPVQVRTMEKMKGNVPVKIICPGRVYRRDNDDATHSHVFTQVEGLMVGENVRMSDLKGVLLNFARQMFGEETKIRLRPSFFPFTEPSAEVDLSCSMCGGHGCRVCKHTGWIEILGSGMVHPRVLEMAGYDSEKYTGFAFGMGVERIAMLKYDIDDIRHFYTNDMRFLKQFNRV; this is translated from the coding sequence GTGCGCGAACGATTAGAAGCAGTAAAGCAGGAAGCGCTGCAGGAATTAGAACACATTACTGGTTCCACAGAAATTCAGGAACTGCGAGTCAAATATCTGGGCAAAAAGGGACGTTTGACCGAGATTCTGCGTGGCATGGGGAAGTTGTCAGCGGAAGAACGCCCGCTGATTGGCCAGCTCGGCAATGAAGTGCGTGCTGCGATTGAAAGCAAGCTCGATGAGAAGAAACAGGCGGCAGACGAAGCGGAGATCGCAGCAAAGCTTGCCGGGGAGTCCATTGATGTAACGCTGCCAGGACGCGAGGTTCGCTTCGGGAATCGTCATCCACTGACACTTGTTACAGAACAAATTGAAGATATCTTCCTTGGCATGGGCTTCACAGTAGCAGAAGGCCCGGAAGTCGAGGCTGATTATTATAACTTCGAAACGTTGAATCTGCCAAAAGATCATCCGGCACGCGACATGCAGGATTCGTTCTACATTACAGAAGATATTCTGCTCCGTACCCATACATCTCCGGTGCAAGTTCGTACGATGGAAAAGATGAAAGGTAATGTGCCGGTTAAAATCATTTGTCCAGGTCGCGTATACCGTCGCGATAACGATGATGCGACCCATTCTCATGTGTTTACTCAGGTGGAAGGTCTCATGGTCGGAGAAAATGTCCGCATGAGCGACCTGAAAGGCGTGCTGCTTAACTTCGCACGTCAGATGTTCGGTGAAGAGACAAAAATTCGTCTCCGCCCAAGCTTCTTCCCATTTACTGAGCCGAGTGCAGAAGTTGATCTGTCGTGCAGCATGTGCGGTGGACACGGCTGTCGTGTATGTAAGCATACGGGCTGGATTGAAATCCTTGGTTCCGGTATGGTACATCCACGCGTGCTGGAAATGGCGGGCTATGATTCAGAGAAATATACAGGATTTGCTTTCGGGATGGGTGTGGAACGGATTGCGATGCTGAAGTATGACATTGATGATATTCGCCATTTCTATACAAATGATATGCGCTTCCTGAAGCAATTCAACCGGGTGTAA
- a CDS encoding DUF2512 family protein, translating into MVRRFIFNFIYKITLFPLAIYLISRLLPGQVQFASTNHLLDVSLLLLIIGLVADEFVLGMYGIYIATMQGAVTITAIIYLSGFLFTDSRITFTGSIVSGVILGLVELLMHSYVRRDQKREKFEI; encoded by the coding sequence ATGGTTCGCCGCTTTATATTCAATTTCATCTATAAGATTACTCTGTTTCCTCTCGCAATCTACCTCATCTCCAGGCTACTTCCCGGTCAGGTACAGTTCGCAAGCACAAATCATCTTCTTGATGTAAGCCTACTGCTGCTAATCATCGGATTGGTCGCGGATGAATTTGTGCTCGGTATGTACGGAATTTATATTGCAACCATGCAGGGGGCGGTAACTATAACCGCTATTATTTATCTTTCAGGTTTTCTGTTTACTGACAGCCGCATCACATTTACTGGAAGCATTGTATCTGGCGTAATTCTTGGACTGGTAGAACTACTGATGCACAGCTATGTCCGCCGGGATCAAAAGCGTGAGAAATTTGAAATCTAA
- a CDS encoding M42 family metallopeptidase: MSDQALQMYKELTETPGAPGHEGRVREVMKKYIEPHADEITYDNLGSLIARKGSEGPKIMVAGHLDEVGFMVTMITEKGFLRFQPLGGWWEQVMLAQRVAIQTRKGVVEGVIGSVPPHILSPEARKKPIEMKNMFIDIGASSKKEAEEFGIRPGDTVIPICPFTVMNNPKIMMAKAWDNRVGIAMAIQTLQQLVGVKHPNTVYGVGTVQEEVGLRGAQTAAHTVNPDIAFAVDVGIAGDTPGVKEEDAQSKIGEGPQILLYDASMVPHVGLRNLVVETAEEQGIPFQYDTMARGGTDAGRMHLNNSGVPSIVIGIATRYIHSHAAILHRDDIDNAVKLITEVIKKLDADTVEKLKRG, from the coding sequence ATGAGCGATCAGGCATTACAAATGTATAAAGAACTGACCGAAACACCGGGTGCGCCAGGGCATGAAGGGCGTGTACGTGAGGTGATGAAGAAGTACATCGAGCCGCATGCGGATGAGATCACATATGATAACCTTGGCAGTCTCATCGCCCGCAAAGGAAGCGAAGGCCCGAAAATTATGGTAGCCGGTCATCTGGATGAAGTGGGCTTCATGGTGACGATGATTACCGAAAAAGGGTTCCTCAGATTCCAGCCGCTTGGCGGATGGTGGGAGCAGGTCATGCTGGCACAGCGGGTGGCAATTCAAACGCGCAAAGGGGTCGTAGAAGGCGTGATCGGTTCGGTTCCCCCACATATTCTGTCACCGGAAGCACGTAAGAAGCCGATTGAGATGAAAAACATGTTCATTGATATCGGTGCCTCTAGCAAGAAAGAAGCGGAAGAATTCGGCATACGTCCAGGCGATACGGTCATTCCGATCTGTCCGTTTACGGTGATGAACAATCCGAAGATTATGATGGCCAAAGCGTGGGATAATCGTGTCGGCATTGCTATGGCGATTCAGACGTTACAGCAGCTTGTAGGTGTGAAGCATCCGAATACGGTTTATGGCGTTGGAACAGTGCAGGAAGAAGTGGGTCTGCGTGGTGCTCAGACGGCAGCGCATACGGTTAACCCGGACATTGCGTTTGCGGTTGATGTCGGCATCGCAGGTGATACGCCAGGCGTCAAAGAAGAAGATGCGCAGTCCAAAATCGGGGAAGGTCCACAAATCTTGCTCTATGATGCATCTATGGTGCCGCATGTAGGACTTCGCAATCTGGTTGTCGAGACAGCCGAAGAACAGGGAATTCCGTTCCAGTATGATACGATGGCACGCGGCGGCACAGATGCAGGGCGCATGCACTTGAATAATAGCGGTGTGCCTTCGATTGTGATCGGGATCGCAACGCGCTACATTCACAGCCATGCGGCGATTTTACATCGAGATGATATAGACAACGCGGTGAAGCTGATTACCGAAGTGATTAAGAAGCTGGATGCGGATACGGTTGAAAAATTAAAGCGTGGATAA
- a CDS encoding potassium channel family protein: protein MADKSYAVIGLGRFGASVAQALYNMGYDVMVIDEDEERVQDHVGIATHAVQADTTDEQALRDVGIRNFDVVVVAIGADIQASILTTLILKEMGVKMIVAKAQNERHGQVLYKVGADRVVFPERDMGLRVAHNLISPNVLDFVELAADYSIAEVAVSEKTAGKTLIDLDVRARFGVNVMAIKSGDHFNIAPSADDLIKEGDILVVIGHNNDLKKFEEES from the coding sequence ATGGCAGATAAGTCATATGCAGTGATTGGATTGGGGCGCTTCGGTGCCAGCGTAGCACAGGCGCTGTATAACATGGGGTATGACGTCATGGTCATCGATGAAGATGAAGAGCGTGTGCAGGACCATGTTGGCATTGCCACACATGCGGTGCAGGCTGATACAACGGATGAGCAGGCATTGCGAGATGTGGGGATTCGAAATTTTGATGTAGTGGTTGTGGCGATTGGAGCGGATATCCAGGCGAGCATACTGACTACGCTAATCCTGAAAGAAATGGGTGTAAAAATGATTGTGGCGAAAGCGCAGAATGAGCGCCACGGTCAGGTATTATATAAAGTGGGCGCAGATCGCGTTGTTTTCCCGGAGCGTGATATGGGACTTCGTGTTGCACACAATCTGATTTCGCCGAACGTGCTTGATTTCGTTGAGCTGGCGGCGGATTATAGCATTGCCGAGGTAGCGGTGTCTGAGAAAACGGCAGGCAAAACACTGATCGATCTTGATGTGCGTGCGCGCTTTGGGGTGAACGTTATGGCGATTAAGAGTGGGGATCATTTTAACATTGCGCCGAGCGCTGATGATTTGATCAAGGAAGGCGATATTCTGGTAGTCATCGGTCATAATAATGATTTGAAAAAATTCGAAGAAGAGTCATAA
- the sspI gene encoding small acid-soluble spore protein SspI → MNIASLDLRQAVLHNMHGSSESDVRHTITDAITSGEEKMLPGLGVLLEVFWKNSSAEEQKRFIDIVQQNV, encoded by the coding sequence ATGAACATCGCCAGCCTTGATTTGCGCCAGGCCGTTCTGCACAATATGCACGGATCGTCCGAATCTGATGTGCGCCATACGATTACAGATGCGATTACAAGCGGAGAAGAAAAAATGCTCCCAGGTCTTGGTGTGCTACTTGAAGTATTTTGGAAAAATTCATCAGCCGAAGAGCAGAAGCGCTTCATTGATATTGTGCAGCAAAACGTGTAA
- a CDS encoding AAA family ATPase → MIDTAKKQRKEYTEWLRQRKKSNGENYSENTVNSYASSLSSAPGKLTGITLKTTNLYEITSVEKFKKIRTLIEGAENFEEVNINAGNKAFQYALQYYEEFLVQQEQEDPSNTSPTVETKISEVDKNTILYGPPGTGKTYNTVAYAVAIIENTTLKTIQQEIDATGYESVLARYRTYKQNGQIAFTTFHQSYGYEEFIEGIKPKIETESTDQDGNNVSYEIKAGIFKQFCEKAQMPIIEDSNEYGIRKEPTIWKLSLGGARENSIKRDCLNHNRIRIGWDDYGENITKETDFSISGGENILSRFIEEMMIGDIVLVLYDEKTIDAIGVVTGEYEWLNHVEDYKRCRSVNWLAKDIRENIYELNGNKVMTLGAVYRLNRISLSDVLKILKKHNLSLSTAIKENVNNYVFIIDEINRGNISKIFGELITLIEPTKRIGQSEEIKLYLPYSQVEFGVPNNVYILATMNTADRSIARLDTALRRRFQFAEMMPNPQYLDDISIQGIDLSAMLTKMNRRIEVLYDREHAIGHAYFMSLTNNCSLDNLAHIFKNVIIPLLQEYFYEDYHLIQLVLGDNNKNRDEQFIHTKQIDVTELFGNTNKIDIDDEASYEINEQAFTNINAYRKIYSV, encoded by the coding sequence ATGATTGATACAGCTAAAAAGCAGCGAAAAGAATATACAGAATGGTTGCGTCAGCGCAAAAAATCGAACGGCGAAAACTACTCTGAAAATACAGTAAACTCCTACGCGTCCTCATTATCAAGCGCACCGGGAAAACTTACAGGTATTACATTAAAAACTACTAACTTGTATGAAATAACTTCAGTGGAAAAATTCAAAAAAATAAGAACGCTCATAGAAGGAGCTGAAAACTTTGAGGAAGTAAACATTAATGCTGGCAACAAGGCGTTTCAATATGCTTTACAATACTATGAAGAATTTCTTGTGCAACAGGAACAAGAAGATCCATCAAATACAAGTCCCACGGTAGAAACAAAGATTAGTGAAGTAGATAAAAACACCATTTTATACGGACCTCCGGGAACTGGAAAAACATATAACACCGTTGCTTATGCAGTTGCCATTATTGAGAATACAACGCTGAAGACGATTCAGCAAGAAATTGATGCAACTGGTTATGAGAGTGTTTTAGCGCGGTATCGTACATACAAACAGAATGGACAGATTGCATTTACTACCTTCCATCAATCGTACGGATATGAGGAATTTATTGAGGGAATTAAACCTAAGATTGAAACAGAAAGCACAGACCAAGATGGGAACAACGTTTCCTATGAAATCAAAGCAGGTATTTTCAAGCAATTTTGTGAGAAAGCACAAATGCCAATCATTGAGGATAGTAACGAATATGGAATTCGTAAAGAGCCGACGATATGGAAATTATCATTGGGAGGAGCACGGGAGAATTCGATAAAAAGAGATTGCCTCAATCATAACAGAATAAGAATCGGTTGGGATGATTACGGTGAAAACATAACTAAAGAAACCGACTTCAGTATATCTGGAGGAGAGAACATTCTTTCCCGTTTCATCGAGGAAATGATGATTGGCGATATTGTACTCGTTTTGTACGATGAGAAAACGATTGATGCTATTGGGGTTGTTACTGGCGAATACGAGTGGCTAAACCATGTAGAGGACTATAAAAGATGCCGAAGCGTAAACTGGCTGGCCAAGGATATTCGAGAAAATATATATGAACTGAATGGGAACAAGGTTATGACATTAGGAGCAGTTTACAGGCTGAACCGGATCAGCCTTTCAGACGTGCTGAAAATTTTGAAGAAACATAATCTTTCTTTAAGTACCGCCATTAAAGAGAATGTAAATAATTATGTTTTCATTATCGACGAAATAAATCGTGGCAATATTTCTAAGATATTCGGTGAATTAATTACCTTGATTGAGCCGACTAAGCGTATTGGGCAATCTGAAGAAATTAAATTGTATCTTCCATACTCACAAGTTGAATTCGGCGTTCCTAATAATGTTTATATCCTCGCAACTATGAATACAGCAGATAGATCTATCGCCCGACTTGATACTGCTTTGCGTCGTCGTTTTCAATTTGCGGAAATGATGCCAAATCCTCAATATCTTGACGATATCAGTATTCAAGGAATCGACCTTTCTGCTATGCTCACGAAAATGAATCGTCGTATTGAGGTATTGTATGACAGAGAGCATGCTATCGGACACGCTTATTTCATGTCTTTGACAAACAATTGTTCTTTGGATAATCTTGCGCACATTTTCAAAAATGTTATTATTCCTTTGCTGCAAGAATATTTTTATGAAGATTATCACTTGATCCAGTTGGTTCTTGGCGACAATAACAAAAACAGGGATGAGCAATTTATCCACACTAAACAGATTGATGTAACAGAACTGTTCGGAAATACAAACAAAATAGATATTGACGATGAAGCTTCCTATGAAATCAACGAACAAGCCTTCACCAATATTAATGCTTATCGCAAAATTTACAGTGTGTAG
- a CDS encoding TrmH family RNA methyltransferase, whose product MEVITSVQNPRVKQWAKLHTRKEREKTGLFLIEGPHLVEEAYKSGAAFEAILLEEGIEWPSWLPASALALYVTRPVLEKLSETKTPQTMAAVIRMQETTPTKLPRDGFWLLLDRVQDPGNVGTLIRTADAAGLSGIIIGDGSADLYNGKTVRSTMGSLFHLPVWQENLFAFVTRIREQEADARVIGTSLQESKLYTDISYTGAVLLVIGNEGSGMSEEMLALADQNVIIPLYGQAESLNAAIAGSVVIYEAVRQRRL is encoded by the coding sequence ATGGAAGTCATTACGTCCGTGCAGAATCCACGCGTCAAGCAGTGGGCCAAGCTGCACACACGCAAAGAACGAGAAAAAACCGGGTTGTTTCTGATTGAAGGGCCGCATCTTGTTGAGGAAGCGTATAAATCTGGTGCTGCATTCGAAGCAATTCTGCTGGAAGAAGGAATCGAGTGGCCGAGCTGGCTGCCTGCTTCTGCACTTGCCCTGTATGTAACTCGTCCAGTACTTGAGAAGTTGTCTGAAACGAAAACACCGCAGACGATGGCAGCTGTTATTCGGATGCAAGAAACGACTCCGACCAAGCTTCCACGGGACGGTTTCTGGCTTTTGCTTGACCGTGTACAGGACCCAGGAAATGTTGGAACACTCATTCGAACAGCCGATGCGGCGGGATTGAGTGGCATAATTATTGGGGATGGCAGTGCGGATTTGTACAATGGGAAAACCGTTCGCTCCACGATGGGCTCGTTGTTTCATCTGCCAGTCTGGCAGGAGAATTTATTTGCTTTCGTGACACGTATTCGGGAGCAAGAAGCAGATGCTCGGGTCATCGGGACAAGTTTGCAGGAGTCGAAATTGTATACGGATATATCATATACGGGAGCTGTGCTTTTAGTCATTGGGAATGAAGGAAGCGGAATGTCGGAGGAAATGTTAGCACTTGCCGACCAGAATGTTATTATCCCACTGTATGGGCAAGCAGAATCACTGAACGCGGCGATTGCCGGCTCGGTTGTGATATACGAAGCAGTAAGGCAGCGCCGTTTATAG
- a CDS encoding McrC family protein has translation MSQRYTIKEYDSFTRNVTVWSSNYHSLPESTFDRLEQFILSRKQDTDTDALELMTVSSKRGIGKIISAKNYVGLITMSDGTAIEILPKLYTKDKESSEVEIKRVFLDMLKFLKEIPYKTFNISSLHIEKNNIFEIFIRMFIQEIYTLVKRGLKSAYIEHQDNEYFYKGRINFSQHIKSNFAHKERFYIEYDIFSVDRTENKLIKTTLEFLRKVSSCRKNKKDLRTLLTAFETVDYSIHPDQDFTKITFDRNMKEYETILKWCSIFLKNKSFTTFKGSDVAYALLFPMERVFENYVAGQLNKVLDKSYYQIKIQDQSYHLFDDPKRFLLKPDIVVQDCNSSIVLDTKWKLLYPNQSNYGVSQADMYQVYAYNKKYSSKMIFLLYPWTTAINNITEPITYQSRDDVTVRIGFIDLININNSIRNLALEIDEMMRV, from the coding sequence ATGAGTCAACGGTATACTATCAAAGAATATGATTCATTTACAAGGAATGTAACAGTATGGTCTAGCAATTATCATTCCTTGCCCGAGTCTACTTTTGACAGGTTGGAGCAATTCATCTTGTCAAGAAAGCAGGATACAGATACGGATGCTTTGGAATTGATGACTGTTTCCAGCAAACGTGGGATTGGCAAAATTATCAGTGCTAAAAACTATGTGGGTTTAATTACTATGAGTGATGGCACTGCAATTGAAATTTTACCCAAGCTGTATACAAAAGACAAGGAAAGCTCAGAAGTTGAAATCAAAAGAGTTTTTTTGGATATGCTGAAATTCCTTAAGGAAATACCGTACAAGACTTTTAATATTTCCAGCTTGCATATTGAGAAAAATAATATCTTTGAGATTTTTATCCGTATGTTTATTCAAGAGATCTATACATTGGTCAAACGCGGACTAAAATCTGCTTATATCGAACACCAAGATAATGAATATTTTTATAAAGGAAGGATCAATTTTTCGCAGCATATTAAATCAAATTTTGCTCATAAAGAACGCTTTTATATCGAATATGACATCTTCAGTGTAGATCGCACAGAAAACAAACTGATCAAGACAACTTTAGAATTCCTGAGAAAAGTCAGTTCATGCAGGAAAAATAAAAAGGATCTTCGTACATTATTAACAGCGTTTGAAACAGTGGATTATTCAATACATCCAGATCAGGATTTTACGAAAATTACCTTCGACCGTAATATGAAGGAATATGAAACCATTTTAAAATGGTGCAGTATCTTTCTAAAGAATAAAAGCTTTACCACTTTTAAAGGTAGCGACGTAGCTTATGCGCTTTTGTTCCCTATGGAGAGAGTTTTTGAAAACTATGTTGCTGGACAATTAAACAAGGTTTTAGACAAATCTTACTATCAGATCAAGATACAGGATCAGTCTTACCATTTGTTTGATGATCCAAAACGATTCCTTCTGAAACCTGACATTGTAGTGCAGGATTGCAATTCTTCCATCGTACTTGATACAAAGTGGAAACTACTCTACCCAAATCAAAGTAATTATGGCGTTTCACAAGCAGATATGTACCAAGTATATGCGTATAATAAAAAATACTCTTCTAAGATGATTTTTCTATTATATCCTTGGACAACCGCCATAAACAATATAACCGAACCTATTACTTATCAGAGCAGGGACGATGTAACTGTTCGTATTGGTTTCATAGATTTAATAAATATCAACAATAGTATTCGAAATCTTGCCCTCGAAATTGATGAAATGATGAGAGTATGA
- a CDS encoding B12-binding domain-containing radical SAM protein: MKVLVTTLNAKYIHTSLSIRYLRAFCQDDFDIDMTEYTIKDPAMNIVSDLFQRKPDVIGFSCYIWNIEQTLTVVSMLKKVMPDVTVILGGPEVSYDVAEWMETKRDIDFIVFGEGEETFHHLLTEIEGDRKYHFVYGAAYRKGEEVIVNPPRPKLDLNQIPSPFYFAEDKADLGKRVTYFETSRGCPFSCQFCLSSIEVGVRYFDIERTKRDIIHLIDNGANLIKFVDRTFNIKRDYAMEMFQFLIENHRGCVFQFEITADIMRPEVLDYLAENAPPGVFRFEIGVQSTNDATNSIVQRKQNFAKLSRTVTKVKESRKIDQHLDLIAGLPEEDYASFRNTFNDVFALEPEELQLGFLKMLRGTGMRNMAEQYGYKYMNNAPYEILENRVLPFADIVRIKRVEDVLEKYWNAHRMDATLMYLITEEFDSAFDFFQAFGDFWESRGWERIGHQLEDLFTRLQAFLDTRELKQPDVVESLMKYDFLRNHKRKPRKQWWTYDAAGNQLDKRLRVLVAKPELAGEAFAAQGLDLKQIAKHTVVDVLPFDILRFTTDGESKGGEAVLLVAYYNAEQLDEPQMYTVPLAVLDAEEGK; the protein is encoded by the coding sequence ATGAAAGTACTAGTTACTACATTAAATGCGAAATATATTCACACATCCCTGTCGATCCGTTACTTGCGGGCGTTCTGTCAGGATGATTTTGATATAGACATGACCGAGTATACAATTAAAGACCCGGCGATGAATATCGTCTCCGATTTGTTTCAGCGTAAGCCGGATGTGATCGGCTTCTCCTGTTACATTTGGAATATCGAGCAGACACTTACTGTCGTCTCCATGCTTAAAAAAGTTATGCCGGATGTTACTGTTATTCTGGGTGGACCGGAAGTATCATATGATGTAGCCGAATGGATGGAAACAAAGCGTGACATTGATTTTATTGTGTTCGGAGAAGGAGAAGAAACGTTCCATCACTTGCTTACGGAAATTGAAGGAGATCGGAAGTATCATTTCGTCTATGGTGCGGCCTACCGCAAAGGAGAAGAAGTGATTGTGAATCCGCCGCGTCCGAAGCTTGATCTAAATCAGATTCCCTCCCCGTTTTATTTTGCAGAAGATAAAGCGGATCTAGGGAAGCGTGTTACGTATTTCGAGACGAGCCGGGGCTGTCCGTTCTCGTGTCAGTTCTGCCTCTCAAGCATTGAGGTTGGCGTGCGTTATTTTGATATTGAGCGCACGAAACGTGACATCATCCATCTGATTGATAATGGGGCCAATCTGATTAAGTTTGTCGATCGGACGTTTAACATTAAACGTGATTATGCGATGGAGATGTTCCAATTTCTGATTGAAAATCATCGGGGCTGTGTGTTCCAGTTCGAGATAACGGCGGATATTATGCGTCCGGAAGTGTTGGATTATCTCGCAGAGAACGCGCCGCCGGGTGTTTTCCGCTTCGAGATCGGTGTGCAGTCGACGAATGATGCCACTAACAGCATCGTACAGCGCAAGCAGAACTTTGCGAAGCTGTCACGCACGGTTACGAAAGTCAAAGAAAGCCGCAAGATTGACCAGCATCTCGACTTGATTGCTGGGCTTCCTGAGGAAGATTATGCATCGTTCCGTAACACATTCAATGATGTATTTGCGCTTGAGCCGGAAGAGTTGCAGCTTGGCTTCCTTAAAATGCTGCGCGGCACAGGTATGCGGAATATGGCAGAGCAGTACGGCTACAAATATATGAACAATGCTCCGTATGAAATATTGGAAAACCGTGTCCTGCCGTTTGCTGATATTGTCCGTATCAAGCGGGTGGAAGATGTGCTGGAGAAATACTGGAACGCGCACCGGATGGACGCTACTCTCATGTATTTAATTACGGAGGAATTCGACTCAGCATTTGACTTCTTCCAGGCGTTCGGTGATTTCTGGGAAAGCCGAGGTTGGGAGAGGATCGGGCATCAGTTAGAAGACTTGTTCACACGCTTGCAAGCATTTTTGGATACGCGTGAGTTAAAACAGCCGGATGTAGTGGAGTCGCTGATGAAATATGACTTTTTACGCAATCATAAACGGAAGCCGCGTAAACAGTGGTGGACGTATGATGCGGCAGGGAATCAGCTGGACAAGCGCTTGAGAGTGCTGGTGGCAAAACCAGAACTTGCGGGGGAAGCGTTTGCGGCACAAGGATTGGATTTGAAGCAGATTGCCAAGCATACAGTTGTCGATGTCTTGCCGTTTGATATTCTTCGTTTTACTACAGACGGGGAAAGTAAAGGAGGAGAGGCTGTATTATTGGTGGCGTATTATAATGCGGAACAGTTGGATGAACCGCAGATGTATACCGTACCGCTGGCTGTGCTGGATGCGGAAGAAGGAAAATAA